GCGCGCCGTTCAGCGTGACGTTGCGCAGAACCTTGTTGAGGCCGCTGCGCTCCTCCAGGAAGTCGTCCGGCATCGTCATGACCAGCGAACCCGTGAACGTGTGGGTCCGGTCGAAATCGGCCGGCAACGCCGCCTGCGGCGGAACGAACGGCTGACCAGTCACCGGATTCGCCTGGCGTCCGATGGTGCGCAGGAAGTTGGTCGGGTCGGAGCCCGTGGTGCGCGTGGTCAGGAAGCTGTAGTTCACCTGCGCGAAGAGCAGGTCCGTCCAGCGCCGGCTCAGGCGCGCGTCCATGCCGCGCACGTAGCCGAAGTCGCCGTTGGTCAGGAAGGCGACCGTCTTGGCGCCGCCCTGGCCCGGAATCACCAACTGCGCCTGGCGGAACGCTATGTCACCCTGCTTCTCGCGCGTGTAGCCGGAGATGTCCACGACGGTCAGCGGATCGAACGAGTGCGTGAAGCCGAACTCGTAGCCGATCGTGCGCCCGAACTCGATGGGCCGCCCGAAGATGTTGTTCGGGTTGGTCTTGGACAGGTCGTTGGTGATGCCGCCGAACAGGAAGTTGAGCGGGGGCGCCTGCGTGAAGTGCCCGTAGCTCAGCCTGAACTGGGTGTTCTCGGTGACCGGGAACCCTACCCCCAGGCGCGGGCTGAACTGCCACACCGTGGCCTGCTCGATGAACTCCGGCTCGACGAGCCCCAACTCGGGGTCCTGGGCCGCGATCGTGAAGCCCGGGATCGCCGGGTACACGACGTCGCTGTCGAACATGTCGACGCGGCCGCCTATCTCCAGCACGATGTCGCCGATGTCGATGCGGTCCTTGGCGTAGAAGCCCGCGATGACAGGCGAGGCGGCGTACACGTTCTGGAACGTCGGGCTGGTGTTGCTGACGCCGCTCTGCGCGGTGCCGAACGAGCTGCCCGAGCCGATGTTCTCGATGTCCTTCCAGTAGACCTCTCCGCCGATGCCGACGCGGTTGTGGCGGTTGTACTGCCAGTCCAGGTCGGCACGCACGGACAGCGTCTGCTCCCTGCGGAGGCCGAAGGGCGAGAAGCCCTGGCCGAAGAAGTCGTTGATGCCGAACGGATTGTCCGCTCCGCCACCCGCCGTCTGGAAGAGGGCGCCCTCTTCCAGCGTGAAGTTCTCGCCCGTGGCCGGGTTGACGATGGTCTCGAAGGGCGTCAGGAAGCCGAGCGACGGGTTTTCCTGGATCTCGTCGAAGCGCTCGAACCAGGCGTCCGTGGTAAAGCTGTCCTCGAACGGGAACGTGAAGTCGTCGAACGTGAAGCCGAAGAAATCGCCTCCCTGCTCGAACTTTTCGCCCTGGATGATCGCCAGAGTGTCGGCTAGGGTCTCGCCGAGCATGCCGCGCATGAACTCGTCCTCGCCGTAGCCGACGTTGACGCGCAGCGTGGCGCTGGACTCCGAGGTCTGGAAGAGCAGGTGCTCGATGCCCCCCCTGATCAAGTAGCTCTTGTCGCGGCGACCCAGCATCGCCTGCGGCCGGAATGCGTACCGCGGCGAAAAGAACCGGCGCTGGTTGCGCGCCAGCGTCACGCCCGCGTTGTAGCGCGTCCCCGCGCCCGTGCCGCCGCGCAGCGTCAGGTTCAGGTTGTACTCGTCGCCGTTGTTCCAGGGTAGCTTGGCGCCGATGTCATCTCCGGAGCAAGAGGCCCCGGACGGCGTGCCGTTCGAGCAGATCTCCGCGAAATTGTTGACGATGGTGCCGTCGTCGAGCGTCGTCTGCGTGCCCGTCGGCGCGAAGAACCGATCCGGCTGCGCGCCGATCGTCAGGTTGTCGAAGTCGGCGAACGTCAGCGTCCCGGGGGAATCGCCCAGGCGGGTCGGCCGGGCGTCCTCCTGGCCGACAGCTACGCCGGACAGCGAGAAGCCCAGGTACTCGCCGAAGATCGGCCCGGCCACGCTCGCCTCCAGGCGCGTGTAACCATAGCTGTTCTCGATCTCGACCTGGTCGGTCTCGAGGGCGATGGAGCCGCTGAACGCGGTGCCGCCGCCCTTCGAGATCAGGTTGATCACGCCGGACTGGGCCTGACCGAACTCGGCGCCGAAGCCGCCGAGCAGCACGTCGGCCTCTTCCACCGCGTTGGTCTGAAGCGTGATCTCGCTCTGCGAGCCCGCGTTGAAGTTGCGCACCAGGACGCCGTCGATGAAGACCGCGGCCTCGCCGGGGCGCCCGCCGCGGATCACCTGACCCAGGCGGCTGCCGGTGTCGACGACGCCCGGCTGCAGGGCGATGACGGCGCGCACGTTGTCCAGCGGAACGGCGTCGAAAACCTCCGACGTGATGATCGCCTTGGACAGCGTCTGGTCACGCGGCACGAGCGGGTTGGTCTCACCTTGGACGGTGATCCCCTCGATCTGTACCGCCTGCTGCGACAGCCCGAAGTCCACGATCGCTGACTGGCCGGCCAGCACGCGCTGACCGGTCACGGTCACCGTGCCGTAGCCGATGAACTGTGCCCGGATGTCGTGAACGCCGGCCGGTACGTTGTTGACGAAGTAGTAGCCTTCCGCGTTGGCGATGTTGCCCAGCGTGGTTCCGACCACGGTAATCTGGGCACCCGCCAACGGTGCGCCGGATTCCGCGTCGCGGACGTGGCCTTCGAGCTTCCCTTGCGTCGCCTGGGCGAGCAGGGAAGTCGAGGCCGCCGCAAACGCGACTCCGACGAGGAAAGCCGTTAGACCGGCGCGCCTCACCGAAACGTGCATAGAGTGCCTCCTGCGGGGTGGATGCAGGCCTCACGCGCGCAGGCGCGCGGGAGCCTGTTGAAACTGACGGCCATCGTCATGGACCGTATGATCGATCGACTGTGTATACCGCGCGGCGGATTTTCGGCCGCAAGCGAATCCGACAGCCTACCGTTGAGCCAGTTTGGTGTCAAGAGTGCGTAACCTATCTATTTAACTGCAACTTGCGCGGGTGCGATCCCCGGACTTCGTACGCCCCGCGTCCGCCTGAGACAGACTCACCGGAACGTGTACTGGAGAACGACCGAGCGCCCCCACACGTGACGCCTCCCGGTCAGGGACTTGTCAGAGAAGTATCGAGTGTGCCGGCGCGGAAGTCCCGTGTGCACCGAGGCGCGTGATGCGCCCGCGGGGCAAGGCGGAACGACGCGCCGTAGCCGTCGCTACGGCAAGGAGTTCCAACGCCGCATCCGCGGGATGCAGCGCGAGCCGAATGCCTACGGGACTTCTGCAACGGTACGCTAGCGGCCGGAGCGCTCGAGGGCGGCCGCGACGCGGAGCAGCGCGCGCGCCTTGGCGAGCGTCTCGTCGTACTCGCGATCGGGATCCGAGTCGATCACGATCCCCGCCCCCGCCTGCACCGAAGCGACGCCCGCCGAAACGGTCATCGTGCGGATGGCGATGGCCGTGTCCATCACCGCCCCTCCGTAGCCGATGTAACCGATGGCGCCGGCGTAGGGCCCACGTCTGGTGGGTTCCAGCTCGTCGATGATCTCCATCGCCCGCACCTTGGGCGCGCCGGACACCGTGCCGGCCGGGAAGCACGCGCGTAGCACGTCCAGCGCGTCCAGGTCGGAGCGGAGCGCGCCCTCCACCTGGCTCACGAGGTGCAGGACGTGGCTGTAGCGCTCCACGTCGCGCAGCCTGGTCACCCGGACGGATCCGTGGTCGGCGACGCGGCCCACGTCGTTGCGGCCCAGGTCGACGAGCATGAGGTGCTCGGCGAGCTCCTTGGGGTCGCCCCTCAGCTCTTCCTCCAGGCGGGCGTCTTCCGCCGCCGAGCCGCCGCGCGGTCGCGTCCCCGCGATGGGGCGCACCGTGACCACACCGCCCTCGAGCCGCACCATGACCTCGGGCGAAGAGCCGACGATGGCCATGCCGTCCAGGTCCAGGTAGAACAGGTACGGCGAGGGGTTCGTGGTCCTCAGCAGCCGGTAGGCGTCGAGGGGCTCCGCCGTGAGCGGCATGGTCAGCCGTTGCGACAGCACCACCTGGTACGCGTCTCCCTGGGCGATGTAGGCGCGCACGCGCTGGACCGCCTCCTTGAAGCGCTCGCGCGTAAAGGTGGACCGGAAGGCGGCGTCCGCGTCCTCAGCGCGCAGCTCCAGAGGAGGCAGGTCGGGCCCCGACTCCAGCCGGCCTATCGTCTCCTCGATCGTCTCGACCGCGTCGTCGTAAAGGCGCCGCAGGTCGGCGCCGTCCGGATCGCCGGAGGCGTCGACCAACCGAATCGCGCGCGCGCGGCCGAACAGGTTGTCGATCGCGACGACGATGTCGGTCAGCATGAAGACGCCGTCGGGGATACCGGCGTCGTCCGGCGGCGCGGCCGGCAGCCGTTCGATGTAGCGGACCGCGTCGTACGCGAGGAAGCCGACCAGGCCGCCCAGGAACCTGGGCAGCCCTTCGACCTGAACTGGCGACAGGGTACCGGCCAGCGAGGTCAGCTCGGCCAGCGGGTCTTGCAGTACCATGGCGGGGCCCCAACCCTCAGCGGGCGTCCAGGCGCGCACCGCGCCGCCCGGATCGACGCGCCAGGCGGCGCGCGGCTCGGTGCCCAGAAAGGTGTAACGGGCCCACGTCTCGCCGCCGACGACGGATTCGAACAGGAATCCGAACGGCGGGCGCGCGACGCGCCTGTACGCGCCTACGGCGGTATCCCTGTCGAACAGGAATTCGCGCCAGACGGGGATCAGGTCTCCCCTCTCGCGCAGCGCGAGGAAGTCGTCGAAACTCGGGCCTATCACGGGGGCCGAATGTCCCGCAGCCAGGTCGAAGTGTCAATCATCGGGGTCGACACCGGGGGCACCTTCACGGACCTCGTCGGCTGGATCGCGGGTGAGTGGCACCGCCTGAAGATTCCGTCCACCCCGGACGATCCGGGGCGCGCCGTGGTGGAGGGAGTGCGACGGCTTCTGGCCAAGGAAACGCGCGCCCGCGTGGTGCACGGGTCGACCGTGGCCACCAACGCGCTGCTGGAGCGCACCGGCGCGCGCACCGCGCTCGTCACCAACCGAGGCTTCGAGGATCTGCTCGAGATCGGACGACAGGCTCGGCCGACCCTGTACGCGCTGGAGGCGAGCCGGCCGGCGCCGCTCGTGAGCGCCCGGGACCGGGTGGGACTGGCCGGCCGCATCGGCCCCACGGGAGAGGTGGAGGAGGCGCTTTCGGCCGCCGAGTTGGAGGCGCTGCCGGGTCGACTGTCGGAGGCCGAGTCGGTGGTCGTGTGCCTCCTGCACGGGTACGCGAACCAGGCCGAAGAGCGGCACGTCGCCGAGGCGCTCGCCGGCTTCGACGGCGCGCTGACCCTCGCCTCCGTGCTGGTGCCGGAGTTTCGCGAATTCGAGCGGCTCTCCACGGCCGTGGTGAACGGCTACGTGATGCCGCTGATGGCCGGGTATCTGAGCGCCCTGGTCGCCGAGCTGGGTTCCGACGCGGTTTCGGTGATGGGTTCGGGGGGCGGCTGGCTGAGCGTACCGCGCGCCTCAGCGGAGCCGGTGCGCACGGTGCTGTCCGGGCCCGCCGGAGGCGTCCTCGGCGCGCGGCACGTAGCCGCCGAGGCGGGCGTGGAAAGGGTGCTCTCGCTGGACATGGGCGGCACCTCGACGGACGTCGCGCTGTGCCCCGGCGAGCCGCTGCGCACGCGAGAGCTGCGGGTCGGGGGACAACCTCTCGCGATCGACGTGCTGGACGTACACACCGTCGGCTCGGGGGGAGGCTCGGTGGCGTGGGTCGACCCGGCGGGGGCGCTGCGGGTGGGGCCCAGGAGCGCCGGCGCCCGGCCGGGCCCGGCGTGCTACGGTCTGGGCGGTGAACGCGCGACCGTGACCGACGCGAACATGGCGCTGGGGCGCCTGCCCGCTGACGCGTTCGGCCTGGAGGGAAAGCCCCTCGACCCGGCGGCGGCGCGCCGCGCGCTGGAGGCGCTGGGGCGCGACCTGGGCGTGGACGCCGAGGTAGCGGCGCAGGCGATCATCGACGTCGCCGACGCCGCCATGGAGGCAGCGCTCCGCCTGGTCAGCGTGGAGCGCGGATACGACCCGGCGGAGTTCACGCTGGTGGCGTTCGGCGGAGCGGCCGGACTGCACGCGGCGTCGCTGGCGTCGCGGCTGGGAGTCCCGAGCGTGCTCGTGCCGCGCGATCCGGGTATCCTGTCTGCGTACGGCATGGTGGTGGCGCCGGCGCGCAAGGACGCGTCGCGATCCGTCCTGTGGACGCACTCGCAGGACACCGAGGTGCGCGTCCGGCGACTGCTCGATGAGCTCGAGGAGGGCACGCGCGAGGCGCTCGGGCGCGACGGCCTGGATGCGGCCGACGTGGTGACACGGCGTTGGGTCGATGCCCGTTACCTGGGTCAAAGCCACGAATTGCGGGTCCCGGCGGACGGCTGGGCGGAGCGGTTCCACGCGCGGCACGAGTCGGCGTACGGGTACCGCAGGGATGATCCGGTGCAGGCGGTCACGCTCCGCGCGGAGTCCACGGCGGAGCTCGGCGTAGTACGCGAGCGGGAGGCGCTCGGCGCCTCCGACGGCAACGGCGACGAGCCGGCACGGGCTCACGCGGCGCACGCGAACGGCCACGCGCGGGTCCTCTGGCGCGGGAGCCAAGTGGCTGCGCGGGTGTCGCCCAGGACGGCGCTTTCGGCGGGAGAGGCCAGCGCGGGTCCGGCGATCCTGACCGAGTACACGTCCACCACCTGGATTCCGCCCGGTTGGAGAGCGGTGGTGCTGCCCGGCCTCGCCCTCGAGTTGGCCCGGACCGAAGACCCTTCCGCGCCGAACTCAGGGCGGCTCGGCGGGTAGGGAGGTGCCGCCAGGGCAGACGGCGGCCCGACAACGACACGCGAATTTGCGAGCGGCGATGGCATCCGACCGATCCGGTTCTCGCAGGAAACGCGCGCAGGCGAGCGCGTCAGATCGACAGAGCGGTCCTTCGACTCCCAGCTACGAGCCCCCTTACCGCTGGGCGTTGCTGGCCGGCGGGCTCGTGTTCGTGCTCTACATCCTCACGCTGGCGCGTACGACCGCGTTCTGGGATACGAGCGAGTACATCGCCACCGCGCACATGCTGGGCGTCCCGCACCCGCCGGGAAATCCGATGTTCGTGGTATTCGCCCGCGCTTGGGACCTGCTGCTGACGCCCATCATCGACTCGACCGCCATCCGGCTGAATCTCTTCAGCGCGTTCATGTCGGCGGCCGCGCACGGATTCTGGTTCCTGGTGGTGTACCGCATCCTGGCCGACTTCTCCGACAACAAGACCTTCCGACTGGTCGGCGCCTGGGCGGCCGTGCTGCTGAGCGCGACTGCGTTCACGGTCTGGAACCAGAGCAACGTCAACGAGAAGGTCTACACCGTCTCGCTGCTCACCATCGCCCTGCTGTCCTGGCTGGCCTTCCACTGGCGGGACAACCTGGGAAGCCCCAAGGACCACAACCTCATCCTGCTGGGCGCCTACATCCTGGCGCTGTCGGTTGGCAACCACCTGATGGCGTTCCTGGCGGCGCCCGCGCTGTTCGTGTTCATCATGATGGTGGACCGGTCGATTCTGACGAACTGGCGGCTCTACGCCGGCATGGCGCTGGTGGCCGTAATCGGCCTTTCGATACACCTGTACCTGCCAATCCGCGCCGGGCTGGATCCGGTGATAAACGAGGTGGACCCGTCCACCCTGGATGCGCTTTTCCAGTCGCTCGGTCGCACCCAGTACGACAAGCCGGGCGTGATGGCGCTGCCGTGGGACCCGAGGCTGCCCCGCTCGCCCGAGCTGTTCGCCGCGCAGATCGGCAATTACGCGCAGTACTTCGACTGGCAGTGGGCGCGCTCGCTGGCGGGCAACGACTCCACCTTCGGGGGCTGGCGGCCGATCTTCACGGCGCTGTTCCTCGGGCTCGGGGTGGTGGGCGCGTACCGGCACAGCCAGAGCGACCGCTCGAGCTTCGCCTACGTGGCCATCCTGTTCGCGACCGTGTCACTGGGGCTCGTCTTCTACCTGAATTTCAAGTACGGCTACAGCTGGCGCCGCGACGTCTACCCCGCCCAGGCCATGCACGAGGTTCGCGAGCGCGACTACTTCTTCATCGTGAGCTTTTCCTTGTGGGGGCTGTGGGCGGGCGTGGGGCTGGCCTCGCTGTGGCGTCAACTCGGGCAGAAGCTGGGCGGCGCGGGGCGCGGGCTGAAGCTCGCCTCGCCGCTGCTCGCGCTGGGCTTCGTGCCGCTGTTGGCGAACTGGGGCTGGGCCACGCGGGCCGACGACTACTCGGCGCGCGACTGGGCTTACAACCTGCTCAACAGCGTGGAGCCGTACGGCGTCCTGATCACCAACGGCGACAACGACACGTTCCCGCTGTGGTACCTGCAGGAGGTGGAGGGCATCCGCCGCGACGTGCAGGTGATCGTGATGAGCTACCTCAACACGGCGTGGTACGTCAATCAGATCAAGGATCTCACGACGCCCTGCGGCCCGGGCGAAGATCCGGACGCTGATCCCACGCGGATCCTGTGCCAGCGGCCCTACGAAGTGGACGCTGGGCCAGGCATATACCGGACCCCCTCGCTGAGCGCGGACCCACCGCCGCAGACCGTCGGTGGCGACCCGGGACCCGGCAGGCGTCCGCCCACGCAGTCGATCATCCAGATGGAGCCGGCGGAAGTGGACGGGGTCGCCAGGGGCGGCTTCCGGGTCCGTCAGAACCAGGAATTCGCCGCCGGCCGGATACGCACCATCATCGCTGCGGGGACGGTGTTGCTGCCCTCCGACGTGTTCCTGGGGCACATCATCGGCCAGGCGATCGAAGACCGGCCCATCTTCTTCGCGA
The Gemmatimonadota bacterium genome window above contains:
- a CDS encoding hydantoinase/oxoprolinase family protein gives rise to the protein MSIIGVDTGGTFTDLVGWIAGEWHRLKIPSTPDDPGRAVVEGVRRLLAKETRARVVHGSTVATNALLERTGARTALVTNRGFEDLLEIGRQARPTLYALEASRPAPLVSARDRVGLAGRIGPTGEVEEALSAAELEALPGRLSEAESVVVCLLHGYANQAEERHVAEALAGFDGALTLASVLVPEFREFERLSTAVVNGYVMPLMAGYLSALVAELGSDAVSVMGSGGGWLSVPRASAEPVRTVLSGPAGGVLGARHVAAEAGVERVLSLDMGGTSTDVALCPGEPLRTRELRVGGQPLAIDVLDVHTVGSGGGSVAWVDPAGALRVGPRSAGARPGPACYGLGGERATVTDANMALGRLPADAFGLEGKPLDPAAARRALEALGRDLGVDAEVAAQAIIDVADAAMEAALRLVSVERGYDPAEFTLVAFGGAAGLHAASLASRLGVPSVLVPRDPGILSAYGMVVAPARKDASRSVLWTHSQDTEVRVRRLLDELEEGTREALGRDGLDAADVVTRRWVDARYLGQSHELRVPADGWAERFHARHESAYGYRRDDPVQAVTLRAESTAELGVVREREALGASDGNGDEPARAHAAHANGHARVLWRGSQVAARVSPRTALSAGEASAGPAILTEYTSTTWIPPGWRAVVLPGLALELARTEDPSAPNSGRLGG
- a CDS encoding TonB-dependent receptor, which translates into the protein MHVSVRRAGLTAFLVGVAFAAASTSLLAQATQGKLEGHVRDAESGAPLAGAQITVVGTTLGNIANAEGYYFVNNVPAGVHDIRAQFIGYGTVTVTGQRVLAGQSAIVDFGLSQQAVQIEGITVQGETNPLVPRDQTLSKAIITSEVFDAVPLDNVRAVIALQPGVVDTGSRLGQVIRGGRPGEAAVFIDGVLVRNFNAGSQSEITLQTNAVEEADVLLGGFGAEFGQAQSGVINLISKGGGTAFSGSIALETDQVEIENSYGYTRLEASVAGPIFGEYLGFSLSGVAVGQEDARPTRLGDSPGTLTFADFDNLTIGAQPDRFFAPTGTQTTLDDGTIVNNFAEICSNGTPSGASCSGDDIGAKLPWNNGDEYNLNLTLRGGTGAGTRYNAGVTLARNQRRFFSPRYAFRPQAMLGRRDKSYLIRGGIEHLLFQTSESSATLRVNVGYGEDEFMRGMLGETLADTLAIIQGEKFEQGGDFFGFTFDDFTFPFEDSFTTDAWFERFDEIQENPSLGFLTPFETIVNPATGENFTLEEGALFQTAGGGADNPFGINDFFGQGFSPFGLRREQTLSVRADLDWQYNRHNRVGIGGEVYWKDIENIGSGSSFGTAQSGVSNTSPTFQNVYAASPVIAGFYAKDRIDIGDIVLEIGGRVDMFDSDVVYPAIPGFTIAAQDPELGLVEPEFIEQATVWQFSPRLGVGFPVTENTQFRLSYGHFTQAPPLNFLFGGITNDLSKTNPNNIFGRPIEFGRTIGYEFGFTHSFDPLTVVDISGYTREKQGDIAFRQAQLVIPGQGGAKTVAFLTNGDFGYVRGMDARLSRRWTDLLFAQVNYSFLTTRTTGSDPTNFLRTIGRQANPVTGQPFVPPQAALPADFDRTHTFTGSLVMTMPDDFLEERSGLNKVLRNVTLNGALSARSGLPYTSSTTPGATASILGPDPVFNEEVNGSRLPWTFLLNASVGKAFELPRDMRVRAYVDVRNIANFKNPNDVWSLTGDVLNPGANFLSNRTSGTQRVFGEEVAYTDPTATLLGSALTDLQREQLRRRDVFFGNGDGVLSVDEQQLSSALSFLNSGTDANQTNIVYGQQFGQPRQIRLGLEWEF
- a CDS encoding DUF2723 domain-containing protein, with protein sequence MASDRSGSRRKRAQASASDRQSGPSTPSYEPPYRWALLAGGLVFVLYILTLARTTAFWDTSEYIATAHMLGVPHPPGNPMFVVFARAWDLLLTPIIDSTAIRLNLFSAFMSAAAHGFWFLVVYRILADFSDNKTFRLVGAWAAVLLSATAFTVWNQSNVNEKVYTVSLLTIALLSWLAFHWRDNLGSPKDHNLILLGAYILALSVGNHLMAFLAAPALFVFIMMVDRSILTNWRLYAGMALVAVIGLSIHLYLPIRAGLDPVINEVDPSTLDALFQSLGRTQYDKPGVMALPWDPRLPRSPELFAAQIGNYAQYFDWQWARSLAGNDSTFGGWRPIFTALFLGLGVVGAYRHSQSDRSSFAYVAILFATVSLGLVFYLNFKYGYSWRRDVYPAQAMHEVRERDYFFIVSFSLWGLWAGVGLASLWRQLGQKLGGAGRGLKLASPLLALGFVPLLANWGWATRADDYSARDWAYNLLNSVEPYGVLITNGDNDTFPLWYLQEVEGIRRDVQVIVMSYLNTAWYVNQIKDLTTPCGPGEDPDADPTRILCQRPYEVDAGPGIYRTPSLSADPPPQTVGGDPGPGRRPPTQSIIQMEPAEVDGVARGGFRVRQNQEFAAGRIRTIIAAGTVLLPSDVFLGHIIGQAIEDRPIFFATTTQAYRKLGLAPYLVRQGVAYRLNDGAPSEGAGVVEIDDPAAAMTAGRWVDVERTDSLLWNDFVHREGFPDNQEFWVDESTQGIPFYYGSAHVAAAQAHMAQAGDTVAARRHMLRADEWFRLANQ
- the trpE gene encoding anthranilate synthase component I codes for the protein MIGPSFDDFLALRERGDLIPVWREFLFDRDTAVGAYRRVARPPFGFLFESVVGGETWARYTFLGTEPRAAWRVDPGGAVRAWTPAEGWGPAMVLQDPLAELTSLAGTLSPVQVEGLPRFLGGLVGFLAYDAVRYIERLPAAPPDDAGIPDGVFMLTDIVVAIDNLFGRARAIRLVDASGDPDGADLRRLYDDAVETIEETIGRLESGPDLPPLELRAEDADAAFRSTFTRERFKEAVQRVRAYIAQGDAYQVVLSQRLTMPLTAEPLDAYRLLRTTNPSPYLFYLDLDGMAIVGSSPEVMVRLEGGVVTVRPIAGTRPRGGSAAEDARLEEELRGDPKELAEHLMLVDLGRNDVGRVADHGSVRVTRLRDVERYSHVLHLVSQVEGALRSDLDALDVLRACFPAGTVSGAPKVRAMEIIDELEPTRRGPYAGAIGYIGYGGAVMDTAIAIRTMTVSAGVASVQAGAGIVIDSDPDREYDETLAKARALLRVAAALERSGR